The genomic window TGATCGGCGCGATATCGTGGGCCCGCAGCGGATCGGCGACATACGGTGTGTCGAGCAGGCTTTCGACGTCGCCCCCCTCGCCTGCGGCCACCGCCGCCATATCGCGTTCGGTCCAGCGGCCCGCGTCCAGTCCGGCCCTGGCTTGCAGGCCCGCGATGGACCATGCGTCCGGCCACAGCGGCGTGACCAGGTACGGATCGAGCTGCATGGTGAGAATCTGGCGCAGCGTGCCCGCCGACGACTTGCCGAAGCCGTACACCAGTGCGGTCTTCGCCTGTCCGGAGCGCAGTTTCACCCATGCCTCGTACAGCGCCCATGCGGCGTCCATCTCGACATGCGATTCGTTGATCGGCGGCACCGCGCCGATCGCATCGACTGCGGAGATGAACGAAAAAGCGCGTCCGGCAAGGTAATCAGAGGATCCGGAGCACCAGAAGTCGATATCGGACTTGGTGATGCCGAGCTGGCTGTAGAGCTGCTGGAAGCAGGGCACCAGCATCTCCACGCCATTGGTGGTGCCGAAGGTCTCCGGCACGTGCGGCGCGTGGGCGAAACCCACGACCGCGATGTCACTAGGGGGACGGTAGCCGTCGGAGCCCGCGGAGACGGCGGGGCGGGTAGACGGAGCTTTGTCAGTCAACGTGCGCCTCTCTCAGAGGTGGTGCTTGTAGGTCTCGTAGTCGGCATCCGGCTCGCCGGTGGGGCGGAAGTGGTCCACGTTCTCCAGCCCGAAGCCCCACTCCTCGCGCGGCTTCCACACGGCTTGCACCCGCATGCCCATCCGCACTTCGCTTGCCTCGCAACCGAGTACCAGGTGCAGCGCCGGAATGTCCGCTCCGTCCAACAGCACATACGCCGCGACATACGGTGGCTTGATCCGCTGACCGAGGAACGGCACGTTCACGATGCAGAAAGTGGTGACCGTGCCGCGGTCGGGCAGCTCCACGATCTCATCGGTGGGCCTGCCGTCGGTGGGGTTGGCGCCGCGCGGTGGGAAGTACACCTTGCCCGCGGCGTCGGTGCGTCCGCCGAGCAGTTTGCCTTCGGCGAGTCCGCGCAGGTAGACGGTTTCCTGCGGCGACGCGGTGTGCTTGTAGGCGAGGTCGACCGGCGTGGTGATCATGGTGATCGGTTCGCCGTCGGACGCGGATTCAGCGGGTGCGCCGGACTTTTCGCCCGGTTCGAAACAGGCGATGTCGTGGATGCTGCCGGTGGTCTCGGCGGCCCACCGGACGGTCACCCGCATGCCGGTGTGGATGGCATCCGGCGTGGCGACGTCGACGGCGTGCAGCAGCGTGGTGTCCGCGCCGTCCAGCCGGATCAGCGCCCACGCGAACGGCCGGTCGAACGGCTGGCCGGGCAGCGGTTCGCGCACCCAGGTCCACGATTCGACGGTGCCGGTGTCGGCGACGTCGACGAACTCGGTGAGCGGGTCGGCGGTGATCGGATCGTATTCCGGCGGCGGGACGAGCACCCGCCCGTCCGAGCCGCGCGCGCCGACGAGCTTGCGGGCGCGCAGGTTGGTCAGAAAATTGCCGATGGTCGGCCCGACGGACCGGGTGTAGTCGAATCGCATTCGCAGGGGCGCACTGAGTACATCGGGTGCGGTGTGCACATCTGCCGCCCGGCCGCC from Nocardia iowensis includes these protein-coding regions:
- a CDS encoding Zn-ribbon domain-containing OB-fold protein encodes the protein MRGGGRAADVHTAPDVLSAPLRMRFDYTRSVGPTIGNFLTNLRARKLVGARGSDGRVLVPPPEYDPITADPLTEFVDVADTGTVESWTWVREPLPGQPFDRPFAWALIRLDGADTTLLHAVDVATPDAIHTGMRVTVRWAAETTGSIHDIACFEPGEKSGAPAESASDGEPITMITTPVDLAYKHTASPQETVYLRGLAEGKLLGGRTDAAGKVYFPPRGANPTDGRPTDEIVELPDRGTVTTFCIVNVPFLGQRIKPPYVAAYVLLDGADIPALHLVLGCEASEVRMGMRVQAVWKPREEWGFGLENVDHFRPTGEPDADYETYKHHL
- a CDS encoding thiolase domain-containing protein, with amino-acid sequence MAVVGFAHAPHVPETFGTTNGVEMLVPCFQQLYSQLGITKSDIDFWCSGSSDYLAGRAFSFISAVDAIGAVPPINESHVEMDAAWALYEAWVKLRSGQAKTALVYGFGKSSAGTLRQILTMQLDPYLVTPLWPDAWSIAGLQARAGLDAGRWTERDMAAVAAGEGGDVESLLDTPYVADPLRAHDIAPITDGAAAIVLAVGDRARELCERPAWITGMAHRVDTPTLGARDLTVSPSTSAAAQAVTGGNTSFDIAELHAPFSHQQLILAEAIGLTNGTKVNPSGGALAANPMFAAGLERIGFAAEAIMAGSANRALAHATSGPALQQNLVTVLDSEARR